A single genomic interval of Camelina sativa cultivar DH55 chromosome 11, Cs, whole genome shotgun sequence harbors:
- the LOC104725626 gene encoding putative lipase ROG1, with translation MENNNKQEEENGVCSAESVDGSLDVWSCQNSDSSSADHLVVMVHGILGSTDDWKFGAEQFVKKLPDKVFVHCSEKNASALTLDGVDVMGERLASEVLEIIQKKTNIRKISFVAHSLGGLAARYAIGKLYKPAAQEEDLKEPLAESSEGPPKGTICGLEAINFITVATPHLGSMGNKQVPFLFGFSSIEKVAGLIIHWIFKRTGRHLFLKDEDEGKPPLLRRMVEDTGDCQFISALRAFKRRVVYSNVGYDRVVGWKTASIRRDSELPKWEDSLNDKYPHIVYEELCKACDVEDIPEGENHSDDIEEEIIKGLSSVSWEKVDVSFHSCRQRFAAHNVIQVKNEDMHIEGADVIEHIIDHFHA, from the exons ATGGAGAATAATAATAAGCAAGAGGAGGAGAACGGTGTTTGCTCCGCGGAGTCTGTTGATGGGAGTCTTGATGTTTGGAGTTGTCAGAATTCTGATTCTTCTTCCGCTGATCACCTCGTTGTTATGGTCCATGGCATCTTGGGAAG TACGGATGATTGGAAGTTTGGAGCTGAGCAATTCGTTAAAAAGCTTCCTGACAAAGTATTTGTTCACT GTAGTGAAAAGAATGCGTCTGCGCTTACTCTAGATGGTGTGGATGTAATGGGTGAACGTCTTGCATCTGAG GTACTCGAAAttattcagaaaaaaacaaatatccgTAAAATCTCCTTTGTTGCACATTCTTTGGGAGGGCTTGCAGCAAGGTATGCAATTGGGAAATTGTACAAGCCAGCTGCTCAGGAAGAAGATTTGAAAGAACCGTTGGCAGAGAGTAGTGAAGGGCCTCCCAAAGGCACTATATGTGGACTAGAGGCTATAAACTTTATTACTGTAGCTACTCCACATTTGGGTTCAATGGGTAATAAACAG GTTCCGtttctctttggtttttctTCCATTGAGAAAGTTGCAGGCCTCATTATCCACTGGATATTTAAAAGAACTGGCCGGCACCTATTCttgaaagatgaagatgagggAAAACCACCCTTGCTTCGACGCATGGTGGAAGATACCGGTGATTGTCAATTCAT ATCAGCGCTACGTGCCTTCAAAAGGCGGGTGGTTTATTCAAATGTGGGCTATGATC GCGTCGTTGGCTGGAAGACTGCATCTATTAGACGTGACAGTGAGTTGCCTAAG TGGGAAGATTCTCTGAATGATAAGTATCCTCATATTGTTTACGAAGAACTCTGTAAGGCATGTGATGTTGAGGACATACCAGAAGGCGAGAATCATTCAGACGACATAGAAG AAGAAATTATCAAAGGTCTGTCCTCGGTATCATGGGAAAAAGTTGATGTTAGCTTTCACAGTTGCAGGCAGAGGTTCGCTGCCCATAATGTTATACAG GTTAAAAATGAAGATATGCATATAGAAGGAGCAGATGTCATAGAGCATATCATCGATCATTTCCATGCCTAA
- the LOC104728786 gene encoding uncharacterized protein LOC104728786 — MAPILTRSWIWRRLSKLRPLARPFVFSQIHSGTEAPFWHDNWMGLGPLLDLFGDAGPRVMGIRLLALVGDVVSQGLVQGKNTQDGIHGMTYSSRQAHNKRLTDSLESPSSFILPPLSDRHAISRWRKAQMPYGRETIEDLKSKLATAQADDTSSVEEIAGLTWQLREAYRDEEVYWFQKSRSRWMRFGDHNTSYFMPRLNNGGHEIALLGLFTSSAPSDFEEALGEIQPVITEAINEILTQDASEKEVKEALFMMYPDKARVDKPTKMTELRPISLCNVGYKVISKEMFHGLRSNPSCKGKYMAIKTDMSKAYDRVEWSFIDRLLRKFGFCDRWLSWIMWCVTSVQYKVLLNGEPHGSIIPHRGLQQGDPLSPYLFILCTEVLIANLRKAEQSKLITGIMVSTACPTISHLLFADNSLFSVAPRRNNVELSYEFSSSMSGFPDRLQARAGGWPARLLSKGGKEVMIKSVATAVPTFVMSYFRLPKTVTQKLTSAISNFWWSSSDQSQELHWVAWDRLCLTKSEGGLGFRCLDDYNTALLAKQFWRLITVPESLFARVFKGRYYRHSDPMDPIKSYSPSYGWRSMVSARSLVNKGLITRVGSGASISVWTDPWIPAQFPRPAISSGLPLTPSLRVNSFVERTTNSWDMALLSAAFVPKDVAIISAIPLGTPTSSDMLGWHFTKSGTYSVKSGYHILRQATTSRTICGPDITLLQAFVWKIRCPPKIRHFFWQAITGCIAVTSNLRKRGLSCDTTCAFCGFPVETINHVLFECSPARQVWALSSFPTGPDAFPTASIYANMDFLFWRAKQSPTPDVYPWILWYIWKARNDKVFSNLDSNPLALSRIAEEESQAWFRAQLDDPVDVPVGAQHVTHSDRCRMVVARPALGCLCFVDGSWKATDKYVGRGWFCTSSGEEAPTMGAANLRRSLTPLHAEMEALIWAMRCMISADNQDVVFLTDCSDLVKMVSSPSEWPAFKPYFEEIQADRKEFHSFSLALVPRAQNSKADNLARRVRTVSHPATFVNNIPSHWLF; from the exons ATGGCTCCTATTCTCACAA GGAGTTGGATTTGGAGGAGACTATCGAAGCTCAGGCCATTGGCAAGACCCTTCGTTTTCTCTCAAATCCATTCAGGAACAGAAGCACCGTTTTGGCATGATAATTGGATGGGACTCGGACCGTTGTTAGACTTATTTGGAGATGCGGGTCCAAGAGTAATGGGTATTAGGCTTCTAGCCCTTGTTGGTGATGTAGTATCACAAG gtttggttcaaggaaaaaaTACCCAAGATGGCATTCATGGCATGACTTACAGTTCAAGACAGGCTCACAACAAGAGATTGACTGATTCGCTGGAGTCTCCCAGTTCCTTCATCTTGCCTCCTCTGTCAGACAG GCATGCCATATCTCGATGGAGAAAGGCACAAATGCCATATGGACGCGAAACCATTGAggatttaaaatcaaaactggCGACCGCACAGGCGGATGACACTAGTTCGGTCGAGGAAATTGCAGGATTAACCTGGCAACTTCGTGAAGCGTATCGGGATGAGGAAGTGTATTGGTTCCAGAAAAGTCGTAGTCGTTGGATGAGATTTGGGGATCACAATACCAGTTATTTCATGCCCAGACTAAACAACGGCGGGCACGAAATCGCATTGCTG GGATTATTTACCTCTTCGGCTCCTTCCGATTTTGAGGAAGCACTAGGGGAAATACAACCGGTTATCACGGAAGCAATTAATGAGATTTTAACTCAAGATGCCTCTGAAAAAGAGGTCAAGGAGGCTTTGTTTATGATGTACCCTGATAAGGCCCGG GTGGACAAGCCGACAAAGATGACGGAACTACGGCCAATTAGCTTATGTAATGTTGGGTATAAGGTTATTTCAAAG gagatgtttcatgggctTCGCTCTAACCCTTCTTGCAAGGGGAAGTACATGGCTATcaaaacagatatgagtaaggcatatgatagaGTTGAATGGTCATTTATTGATCGTTTACTACGTAAATTCGGTTTCTGTGATAGGTGGTTATCctggatcatgtggtgtgtgACGTCGGTCCAGTATAAGGTTCTACTTAATGGAGAACCCCATGGTTCAATCATTCCTCATCGGGGGCTTCAGCAGGGAGACCCTTTGTCACCTTATCTTTTCATTCTTTGTACTGAAGTACTAATTGCTAATCTTAGGAAGGCAGAGCAATCCAAGCTCATAACCGGAATTATGGTTTCGACTGCTTGTCCGACGATCTCTCATCTACTATTTGCGGATAATAGTCTTTTCTCTGTCGCGCCACGAAGGAACAATGTGGAGTTGTCTTACGAATTCTCCAGCAGTATGAGCGGGTTTCCG GATAGGTTACAGGCACGAGCTGGCGGATGGCCGGCCCGATTGTTGTCCAAAGGAGGCAAAGAGGTCATGATTAAATCTGTTGCTACGGCGGTTCCCACTTTTGTTATGTCCTATTTTCGTCTTCCGAAAACGGTCACACAGAAGCTCACCAGTGCAATCTCtaatttctggtggagctctTCTGATCAGTCACAAGAACTTCACTGGGTGGCTTGGGATAGGCTATGCCTAACCAAGTCAGAAGGGGGTTTGGGATTTCGTTGTTTAGATGACTATAATACGGCTCTGCTGGCCAAGCAGTTTTGGCGTTTGATTACGGTTCCGGAATCACTATTTGCTAGGGTGTTTAAAGGACGATACTATCGGCACTCGGATCCTATGGATCCAATTAAATCCTACTCCCCATCTTATGGGTGGCGGAGTATGGtgtctgctcgctctctggttaacaaAGGACTCATTACACGTGTAGGGTCTGGGGCTTCCATTTCAGTATGGACTGACCCTTGGATACCTGCTCAATTCCCAAGACCAGCAATAAGCTCTGGGTTGCCTCTCACCCCTTCGCTTCGAGTTAACTCTTTCGTTGAAAGGACCACTAATTCCTGGGATATGGCCTTGCTTTCGGCCGCCTTTGTGCCGAAAGATGTTGCCATCATTTCTGCTATTCCTTTAGGTACGCCAACGTCCTCGGACATGTTGGGATGGCATTTCACCAAATCTGGTACTTATTCGGTTAAATCGGGATATCATATCTTACGCCAGGCGACAACGTCAAGGACCATTTGTGGTCCTGACATTACACTGCTTCAGGCCTTTGTTTGGAAAATTCGGTGTCCTCCTAAAATCAGGCATTTTTTTTGGCAAGCTATCACAGGATGTATCGCAGTCACTTCGAATCTTCGCAAACGTGGACTGAGTTGTGATACAACGTGTGCTTTCTGTGGTTTTCCGGTCGAGACAATTAATCACGTCCTCTTTGAGTGTTCTCCGGCAAGGCAGGTGTGGGCTTTGTCATCTTTCCCAACAGGGCCGGATGCATTTCCAACTGCTTCTATTTATGCAAACATGGATTTCTTATTTTGGAGGGCTAAGCAGTCCCCCACCCCAGATGTTTATCCCTGGATattgtggtatatttggaaagctcgGAATGATAAAGTTTTTTCCAACCTGGATTCGAATCCGCTGGCGCTTTCGCGAATAGCAGAAGAGGAATCTCAAGCCTGGTTCCGTGCTCAGCTGGATGACCCGGTCGATGTACCGGTCGGTGCTCAACATGTTACGCACAGTGACAGATGTAGGATGGTGGTCGCTAGACCTGCTTTGGGTTgcctttgttttgtagatgggtCTTGGAAAGCCACGGACAAATATGTTGGTCGTGGCTGGTTTTGTACCTCTTCTGGGGAGGAGGCTCCCACTATGGGGGCCGCCAACCTTCGTCGTAGTCTTACGCCTCTTCATGCAGAGATGGAAGCGCTTATATGGGCGATGCGATGTATGATTAGTGCAGATAATCAAGACGTGGTCTTTCTTACCGACTGCTCTGatctggtgaagatggtgtcttcgccttccgagtggccagcCTTCAAGCCGTACTTTGAGGAGATACAAGCTGATAGGAAGGAGTTCCACTCTTTTTCCTTAGCCTTGGTTCCCCGCGCTCAGAATAGTAAAGCTGACAATCTGGCACGACGTGTTCGAACCGTTTCGCATCCAGCtacctttgtaaataatattccTTCTCATTGGCTGTTTTGA
- the LOC104725623 gene encoding uncharacterized protein LOC104725623 has product MPSSFSKPVLDPSYLPPPVSPLSQDSSEAERRLREAEERLRDAMAELQRRQRSAARGSQAELCDHADVSCVANAIGNLCQSFLLSYGVRVGIGILLRAFKLARGQSYSSLLDLKQLVSEKDLIVREEACRIGLLFGGFTGSYHALRCCLRKWRKKETPLNSVLAGSIAGLSVLALDDSNQRRTLALYLLARLGQAAYNSAKSKNKFHLWGSHWRHGDSLLFSLACSQVMYAFIMRPETLPKSYREFIQKTGPVARPVYQAVRECCRGGPIDVASLSDYISSKNPASDVKVEEFASIIPCSAIHPNTNSCLAQNANAMSATFKKTFPLYFSLTFVPYVVLHLQKFVASPYRTSWLAIRDSVRSTSFLSAFVGIFQAFICAHRKVATKDHKLVYWFAGGVAALSVMLEKKPRRSELALYVLPRAGDSLWEILINRHLLPDIKNAEVALFCGCMGGIMYYLEYEPDTMAPFLRGLIRRFLASQISNPSSKYPQSSSYTYLQTLDALKKPKTQESREGETPKAEEKYNLEAIPGL; this is encoded by the exons ATGCCTTCTTCGTTCTCCAAGCCGGTTTTGGATCCTTCGTATTTGCCTCCACCGGTTTCTCCTTTATCTCAAGACAGCTCGGAGGCTGAGCGCCGGCTTCGTGAGGCGGAGGAGAGGCTACGCGATGCCATGGCGGAGCTTCAGCGTAGACAGCGCTCTGCGGCGCGTGGATCTCAGGCAGAGCTTTGTGATCACGCTGACGTTTCTTGTGTAGCCAATGCCATCGGGAATTTATGTCAGagctttcttctctcttatgGTGTTAGAGTTGGGATCGGAATCCTTCTTCGCGCTTTTAAGCTTGCTAGGGGACAGTCTTATTCTTCGCTTCTTGATCTGAAG CAACTTGTCTCAGAGAAAGATTTGATAGTGAGGGAAGAGGCATGTCGTATTGGTCTACTTTTTGGTGGCTTTACCGGCTCGTATCACGCCCTTAGATGCTGTTTGAGGAagtggagaaagaaagagacgcCGCTCAATTC AGTCTTAGCAGGTTCAATTGCGGGTTTGTCTGTCCTGGCTTTAGATGATTCCAACCAGCGGCGCACGCTTGCTCTATACCTCTTGGCTAGATTAGGCCAG gCGGCTTATAATTCCGCAAAGTCAAAGAACAAGTTCCATCTTTGGGGAAGCCATTGGAGACATGGAGATTCATTACTTTTTTCTCTTGCATGTTCTCAG GTCATGTATGCCTTTATAATGCGTCCTGAAACCTTGCCAAAATCATATAGAGAATTTATTCAGAAGACTGGTCCAGTTGCAAGGCCTGTCTATCAGGCTGTAAGAGAATGCTGCAGAGGTGGTCCAATCGATGTAGCCTCCTTATCAGACTATATTTCTAGTAAAAACCCAGCTAGTGACGTGAAGGTGGAAGAGTTTGCTTCCATCATTCCTTGTTCAGCTATTCATCCAAACACTAACTCCTGTCTGGCCCAAAATGCTAATGCAATGTCAGCTACATTCAAGAAAACATTTCCTTTATACTTCTCCCTGACATTTGTCCCATATGTCGTTCTACACCTGCAAAAG TTTGTGGCTTCCCCGTACCGGACATCTTGGCTTGCAATTAGGGATTCAGTTAGATCGACTTCCTTCTTGTCTGCTTTTGTTGGGATTTTTCAG GCTTTCATATGTGCACATAGAAAAGTTGCAACCAAGGACCACAAGCTCGTTTATTGGTTTGCGGGTGGTGTAGCCGCCCTTTCGGTTATGCTGGAGAAAAAACCTAGACGCTCTGAGCTTGCCCTATACGTTCTTCCACGAGCAGGAGATTCTCTGTGGGAGATACTTATTAACCGCCACCTTCTTCCAGATATTAAAAACGCTGAG GTGGCTTTATTCTGTGGATGTATGGGAGGAATCATGTACTACCTAGAATATGAACCGGATACAATGGCTCCATTTCTGAGGGGACTCATCCGTCGGTTTCTTGCTAGTCAAATAAGCAATCCTAGCAGCAAATACCCTCAGAGTTCGTCGTATACATATCTCCAGACTCTAGATGCATTGAAGAAACCGAAAACGCAGGAGAGCCGAGAAGGCGAAACTCCCAAAGCTGAAGAAAAGTATAACTTGGAGGCAATTCCTGGTCTTTAG
- the LOC104725622 gene encoding RNA pseudouridine synthase 7-like produces MKRKQQEDDGVEKAVSTTTVVATSSNTMNADHLLLQSSSKLSQKQDYIFHGGRRHVRPYYFEFISHVNKRWTGKTIVDLFADEFKGRPRDYYVGAVKSGRIKVDGEIVPVSYIVKSSQKITHFLHRHEPPVMIDDVVILHQEPDVVTVCKPASVPVHPCGQYRKNTVVGILDAEHDLGTLFPIHRLDRLVSGLLIIARTAAKADFFRQQIEGGLVKKRYIAKVIGVFPENEMVVDANINYNGSEGRSTAEDAISSGDDKKVKGKPACTKFTRIATYGTHSLVSCEPVTGRTHQIRVHLQYTGHPIANDPLYLNQHIDNLETYIAKRINAGERKMVSPDDYVYSSEDFSIDPMCTNCPKLIPQGYEEHDEALWLHCVQYSGTGWEYECPYPSWASL; encoded by the exons atgaaacggaAACAGCAAGAAGACGACGGCGTAGAGAAGGCCGTCTCTACTACTACAGTCGTCGCCACTAGCTCAAACACCATGAATGCTGACCATCTACTTTTGCAGTCATCTTCTAAACTGTCACAGAAGCAGGACTACATCTTCCAtggag GGAGACGCCATGTGAGACCGTACTACTTCGAGTTCATTTCTCAT GTGAACAAACGATGGACAGGGAAAACAATTGTGGATTTGTTTGCCGACGAATTTAAAGGCCGGCCTCGTGATTATTAT GTTGGTGCAGTCAAAAGTGGTAGAATCAAAGTTGATGGAGAGATTGTACCTGTTTCATACATTGTAAAATCATCACAAAAGATTACTCACTTCCTTCATAG GCATGAACCACCggtgatgattgatgatgttGTGATCCTTCATCAAGAACCTGATGTTGTTACTGTCTGCAAACCAGCTTCTGTTCCT GTGCATCCTTGTGGTCAATACCGTAAGAACACAGTTGTTGGAATCCTTGATGCTGAGCATGATCTAGGCACTCTCTTTC CTATTCACAGATTAGACCGTTTGGTTTCTGGATTGCTCATCATAGCAAGAACTGCTGCAAAAGCTGATTTTTTTAGGCAACAG ATTGAGGGTGGACTGGTGAAGAAACGTTATATTGCAAAGGTTATTGGCGTGTTCCCAGAAAATGAG ATGGTAGTCGATGCCAACATAAATTATAATGGCAGCGAAGGAAGAAGCACAGCAGAG GACGCCATTTCAAGTGGTGATGATAAGAAGGTGAAGGGGAAGCCTGCATGTACCAAGTTCACTAGAATCGCTACATATGGGACTCATAGCCTCGTCTCGTGTGAACCAGTGACAGGACGAACCCATCAA ATTCGAGTGCATCTTCAATATACAGGGCATCCCATAGCAAATGACCCACTTTATCTCAATCAACACATAGATAATCTTGAGACCTATATTGCAAAAAGAATTAATGCGGGTGAGAGAAAGATGGTCTCTCCAGATGACTACGTGTATTCCAGTGAAGATTTCAGCATCGATCCAATGTGCACAAACTGCCCAAAGTTGATCCCACAAGG ATATGAGGAGCATGACGAGGCTCTTTGGCTACATTGCGTTCAATACTCTGGAACTGGCTGGGAATACGAATGTCCTTATCCATCTTGGGCAtccctttaa
- the LOC104725621 gene encoding probable RNA methyltransferase At5g51130 → MKPTSCERMGRDNDQKKDKKKRKRSHENEKSVEKVVANEEKKVPTQQKQQQGNEKVPTQQQNQNQLQGNCNQSKKKKSQEVYPFGNYRNYYGYRISNDTDEDPRLKVLKKEWFVGKDCLDIGCNSGIMTIHIAKKFGCRSILGVDIDSSRIEDAHWHLRKFVRMQNSAKSSEKESSSKSADGAHGSMEQSTSLSNGEVKADIPETIDLSQIVSFQKENFVLTRNLDENRYDTILCLSVTKWVHLNWGDDGLITLFSKIWRLLQPGGIFIMEPQPWKSYENNRRVSETTAMNYRKIVLRPDRFQEILLDKIGFRTVEDLTSGLSGASKGFDRQILAFQK, encoded by the exons ATGAAACCAACGTCGTGTGAGAGAATGGGTCGGGACAACGATcagaagaaggataagaagaagagaaagagaagccaTGAGAATGAGAAGAGTGTTGAGAAAGTTGTAGctaatgaagagaagaaagtcCCAACCcagcagaagcagcaacaagggAACGAGAAAGTCCCAACCCAGCAGCAGAACCAGAATCAGCTACAAGGCAACTGTAAtcaaagcaagaagaagaagagccaagAAGTCTACCCTTTTGGAAACTACAGAAACTACTATGGTTACCGA ATTAGCAATGACACGGATGAGGATCCTCGGCTTAAAGTATTGAAGAAAGAGTGGTTTGTAGGCAAGGACTGTCTTGACATTGGCTGCAACAGCGGCATTATGACTATTCATATTG CTAAAAAGTTTGGTTGCCGGAGCATTCTTGGAGTTGATATTGATTCAA GTCGTATTGAGGATGCTCACTGGCATCTTAGGAAGTTTGTCAGAATGCAGAATTCTGCTAAGTCAAGTGAAAAGGAATCTAGTTCAAAGAGTGCAGATGGAGCACATGGTTCAATGGAGCAATCTACTTCTCTCTCCAATGGCGAGGTGAAGGCAGACATCCCAGAAACTATAGACCTGTCTCAGATTGTGTCCTTCCAGAAGGAGAATTTTGTTCTAACCCGAAATCTTGACGAGAATCGTTATGATACAATTCTATG TTTAAGTGTGACAAAATGGGTTCATTTGAATTGGGGCGATGATGGCTTGATCaccttattttcaaaaatttggcgTCTTCTTCAACCG GGTGGAATCTTCATAATGGAACCTCAGCCTTGGAAATCTTATGAAAACAATCGCCGTGTCTCAGAG ACAACTGCAATGAATTACCGAAAGATTGTTTTACGACCAGACCGTTTCCAAGAAATTCTTCTTGATAAG ATTGGTTTCAGAACAGTAGAAGATCTTACATCAGGCTTGTCGGGTGCAAGCAAAGGGTTTGATAGACAAATTCTTGCGTTCCAGAAATGA
- the LOC104725624 gene encoding ankyrin repeat-containing protein At2g01680-like: protein MDDFEIHLPKEIVPDPLHNSFNPRREEYAIGGKILRQRSGLVFDLDKDGFSPLHAAAAAGQVETVKAILGIDKKFCRLKGKDGKTPLHLATMTGKIDVIREVVSSCVDCLEDETVQGQTALHLAVLHQETGAVTAIVDLITEQNRIDVLYKKDEQGNTALHLATWRKSRQVIEVLVQAIPEESRSFEVNAMNKMGLSALDLLVMFPSEAGDREIYEKFIEAGAQRGRDVGTTNVERTTSTSTSTCQERSQSHKDLVKYFTFKKHRDSPSEARSALLVVASLVATATFQASLTPPGGTWQDSSIPAVSQNTTSVTATNQQAHIAGQSIMGTFNGVAFTMFVFFNTIGFSVSLSMLNILTLGFPLRFQLQICMMAMYFSHNTAMTSIAPDQVKLYCILITSILAAATPSLMRLLEKPISMLGQFVDSRLPKICSMI, encoded by the exons atgGATGATTTTGAGATTCATTTACCAAAGGAGATCGTACCGGATCCTCTCCATAACTCCTTCAATCCTAGGCGTGAAGAGTATGCCATCGGCGGGAAAATTCTTCGACAGCGGTCAGGCCTTGTCTTTGACTTGGACAAAGACGGTTTTAGCCCTCTGCATGCGGCTGCAGCAGCCGGTCAAGTAGAGACCGTGAAGGCAATTTTGGGAATTGATAAGAAGTTTTGCCGGTTAAAAGGTAAAGATGGAAAGACTCCACTTCATCTAGCAACGATGACAGGGAAAATCGATGTGATCAGAGAGGTAGTGTCAAGCTGTGTTGATTGCTTAGAAGACGAGACGGTCCAAGGTCAAACTGCTTTGCACCTTGCTGTTCTGCACCAAGAGACTGGAGCCGTCACGGCCATTGTTGATTTGATCACAGAGCAGAATCGAATTGACGTATTGTACAAGAAAGATGAACAGGGTAACACTGCTCTTCATCTTGCGACCTGGAGAAAAAGTCGCCAG GTGATTGAAGTGTTGGTTCAGGCAATACCAGAAGAGTCAAGGTCATTTGAGGTGAATGCTATGAACAAGATGGGTCTCTCTGCACTGGATTTGCTGGTTATGTTTCCGAGCGAAGCTGGCGATAGAGAAATCTATGAGAAATTCATCGAAGCTGGAGCTCAAAGAGGGCGAGACGTTGGTACCACTAATGTCGAGAGAACCACTTCTACTTCTACTTCCACATGCCAAGAGAGATCCCAAAGCCACAAAGATCTTGTCAAGTACTTTACTTTCAAAAAGCACAGAGACTCACCATCAGAAGCACGTAGCGCATTGCTGGTGGTGGCTTCACTAGTTGCCACAGCCACGTTTCAGGCCAGCTTGACTCCACCAGGTGGAACCTGGCAAGATAGCTCAATACCTGCTGTATCCCAGAACACAACGAGCGTGACTGCTACAAATCAACAAGCTCATATCGCAGGGCAATCTATCATGGGGACCTTTAATGGGGTTGCTTTCACTATGTTTGTGTTCTTTAATACAATTGGGTTTTCGGTTTCACTTTCTATGCTAAACATTCTCACCCTCGGGTTCCCATTGCGGTTCCAGCTTCAGATTTGTATGATGGCTATGTATTTCTCGCACAACACAGCCATGACCAGCATTGCACCTGATCAGGTCAAGCTTTACTGCATTCTCATCACGTCCATCCTTGCTGCTGCCACCCCGAGTCTGATGAGGTTGCTCGAGAAGCCTATTAGCATGCTCGGACAATTTGTGGACTCCAGGTTACCGAAAATTTGTTCCATGATTTGA
- the LOC104725625 gene encoding U6 snRNA phosphodiesterase, producing MDALRASYGDDSSDSDTDDLPPACSVSANPGKKSTAEKDSIPLPPPPLSLLESIVSTGSVDFSTTEPGVRVRNFPHVDGNYALHVYIPVTIPPSPKKEIVSFLKQVASVVPNLHLVEADVPLSILCKDHQKFKCALGREFHISLGRSVPIRVHQINSVVSMLRQKLQFHKKYLIDFNKWEVFANDDCTRSFLSLEITTSGLSEINKQIDAVNEVYKFHNLPEFYKDPRPHISLVWALGDVRNSLKGAVDGEVRKLRAGGCVQNRIFVSTFSGIECKIGRKRHRIC from the exons ATGGACGCACTGAGAGCTTCTTACGGCGACGATTCATCGGACTCCGATACCGATGATCTTCCTCCGGCGTGTTCCGTTTCTGCTAATCCCGGCAAGAAATCGACCGCTGAGAAGGATTCGATTCCCCTACCTCCTCCGCCTCTTTCTCTTCTCGAATCCATTGTATCCACAG GTTCTGTGGATTTCTCTACAACAGAGCCTGGGGTTCGAGTAAGAAACTTCCCTCACGTCGATGGCAACTACGCGTTACACGTTTACATCCCTG TTACTATACCTCCATCCCCGAAGAAGGAGATCGTCAGTTTCTTAAAGCAGGTTGCGTCAGTTGTTCCTAATCTTCATTTGGTTGAAGCTGATGTGCCACTCAGCATTCTATGCAAGGATCATCAGAAGTTTAAGTGTGCATTGGGGAGAGAGTTCCATATAAGCTTAGGAAGGAGCGTTCCTATACGTGTTCATCAGATTAACTCAGTGGTTTCTATGCTTCGACAAAAGCTTCAGTTTCATAAGAA GTACTTGATTGATTTTAATAAGTGGGAAGTCTTTGCGAATGATGACTGTACTCGCTCTTTCCTTTCTTTGGAAATCACCACTTCAGGACTGTCTGAG ataaacaaGCAGATCGATGCTGTTAATGAAGTTTACAAGTTTCACAATCTGCCAGAGTTCTACAAG GATCCCCGGCCGCATATATCCTTGGTCTGGGCATTGGGTGACGTTAGAAATTCACTAAAGGGAGCTGTTGATGGGGAAGTGAGGAAGCTTAGAGCTGGTGGTTGTGTGCAGAATCGTATCTTCGTCTCTACGTTTTCTGGGATCGAGTGTAAGATAGGAAGAAAAAGACACAGAATATGTTAA